One Streptomyces sp. RPA4-2 genomic window carries:
- a CDS encoding ROK family protein: MRHVIALDVGGTGMKAALVGPAGELLHQARRATGRERGPEAVVGAILDFAAELRAHGERRFGVSAAAAGVAVPGIVDADSGTAVYSANLGWRDVPMRRLLGERLGGVPVALGHDVRTGGLAEGRIGAGQGADRFLFVPLGTGIAGAIGINGTVEAGAHGFAGEIGHIVVRPEGTACPCGQHGCLERYASAAAVSQAWAEASGSPDADAADCAKAVESGDPRAVRVWQDAVDALADGLVTALTLLDPRTLIIGGGLAEAGETLFAPLRAAVERRVTFQKLPSLVPAALGDTAGCLGAGLLAWDLLETPLTDRSEVTT; encoded by the coding sequence GTGAGACATGTCATCGCCCTCGATGTGGGCGGCACCGGGATGAAGGCCGCCCTCGTCGGGCCGGCGGGCGAGCTGCTCCACCAGGCCCGCCGCGCCACCGGCCGGGAACGCGGCCCGGAAGCCGTGGTCGGCGCGATCCTCGACTTCGCGGCCGAGCTGCGCGCCCACGGCGAGCGGCGCTTCGGCGTATCCGCGGCGGCCGCCGGGGTCGCCGTCCCCGGCATCGTCGACGCCGACAGCGGCACCGCCGTCTACTCGGCCAACCTCGGCTGGCGCGACGTACCGATGCGCCGGCTGCTCGGCGAGCGGCTGGGCGGCGTACCGGTGGCCCTCGGGCACGACGTGCGCACCGGCGGCCTCGCGGAGGGCCGGATCGGCGCGGGCCAGGGCGCCGACCGCTTCCTGTTCGTCCCTCTCGGCACCGGCATCGCGGGCGCCATCGGCATCAACGGCACGGTCGAGGCGGGCGCGCACGGCTTCGCCGGCGAGATCGGCCACATCGTCGTACGCCCCGAAGGCACCGCGTGCCCGTGCGGACAGCACGGCTGTCTGGAGCGGTACGCGTCCGCGGCGGCCGTCAGCCAGGCCTGGGCCGAGGCCTCCGGATCCCCCGACGCCGACGCGGCGGACTGCGCGAAGGCCGTGGAGTCGGGGGACCCACGGGCCGTACGGGTCTGGCAGGACGCCGTCGACGCGCTCGCCGACGGACTCGTCACCGCGCTCACCCTGCTGGACCCCCGCACCCTGATCATCGGCGGCGGTCTCGCCGAGGCCGGGGAAACCCTGTTCGCACCCCTGCGGGCCGCCGTGGAGCGACGCGTCACCTTCCAGAAGCTGCCGTCGCTCGTCCCCGCCGCCCTCGGGGACACGGCCGGCTGCCTGGGCGCCGGTCTGCTGGCCTGGGACCTGCTCGAAACTCCCCTCACCGACCGCTCGGAGGTAACCACCTGA
- the nagA gene encoding N-acetylglucosamine-6-phosphate deacetylase, producing MAPSKVLSGARVVLPTGVVDGGRVIVDGTRIAGSTADDTPATDLSGHWLVPGFVDLHNHGGGGASFTSGTVEEVLRGVHTHRLHGTTTVVASTVTGDMDGLAQRAGLLSELAEQGDIAGIHFEGPFISPCRKGAHSEELLRDPDPAEVRKLIDAARGRARMVTLATELPGGLDSVRLLAEHGVIAAIGHTDATYEQTVEAIDAGATVATHLFNAMPPLGHRTPGPIAALLEDERITVELINDGTHLHPAALQLAFHHAGAGRVAFITDAMDAAGFGDGRYLLGPLEVEVSEGVARLVEGGSIAGSTLTLDRAFQRAVTIDRLPVEDVVAALSANPAKLLGAYDRVGSLEPGKDADLVVLDAEFALKGVMRKGEWVVDPQLG from the coding sequence ATGGCCCCTAGCAAGGTTCTCTCCGGTGCCAGGGTGGTCCTGCCCACCGGAGTCGTGGACGGTGGACGCGTGATCGTCGACGGCACGCGCATCGCCGGGAGCACGGCCGACGACACCCCGGCCACCGATCTGTCCGGCCACTGGCTCGTGCCCGGCTTCGTCGACCTGCACAACCACGGCGGCGGCGGCGCCTCCTTCACCTCCGGCACCGTCGAGGAGGTCCTGCGGGGCGTGCACACGCACCGGCTGCACGGCACCACCACGGTCGTCGCCTCGACCGTGACCGGTGACATGGACGGCCTGGCGCAGCGCGCCGGGCTGCTCTCGGAGCTGGCCGAGCAGGGCGACATCGCGGGCATCCACTTCGAGGGCCCGTTCATCTCGCCGTGCCGCAAGGGCGCCCACTCCGAGGAGCTGCTGCGCGACCCGGACCCGGCCGAGGTCCGCAAGCTGATCGACGCCGCGCGCGGCCGGGCCAGGATGGTCACCCTCGCCACCGAACTGCCGGGCGGCCTCGACTCCGTGCGTCTGCTGGCCGAGCACGGGGTGATCGCGGCGATCGGGCACACGGACGCGACGTACGAGCAGACGGTGGAGGCCATCGACGCGGGCGCGACCGTGGCCACGCACCTGTTCAACGCGATGCCCCCGCTCGGTCACCGCACACCGGGTCCGATCGCGGCTCTCCTGGAGGACGAGCGGATCACCGTCGAGCTGATCAACGACGGCACCCATCTCCACCCGGCCGCCCTCCAGCTGGCGTTCCATCACGCGGGCGCGGGCCGGGTGGCGTTCATCACGGACGCCATGGACGCGGCGGGCTTCGGCGACGGCCGCTATCTGCTCGGTCCGCTGGAGGTCGAGGTCAGCGAGGGGGTCGCGCGGCTGGTCGAGGGCGGCTCGATCGCGGGCTCCACGCTCACCCTGGACCGCGCCTTCCAGCGGGCGGTCACGATCGACCGGCTGCCGGTCGAGGACGTCGTCGCGGCCCTGTCCGCCAACCCGGCCAAGCTGCTGGGCGCGTACGACAGGGTGGGCTCGCTGGAGCCGGGCAAGGACGCCGACCTGGTGGTTCTCGACGCGGAGTTCGCGCTCAAGGGCGTGATGCGCAAGGGCGAATGGGTGGTCGATCCCCAACTGGGCTGA
- a CDS encoding 1-phosphofructokinase family hexose kinase — protein sequence MILTVTLNTAVDITYRVRSLRPHTSHRVTEVTERPGGKGLNVARVLAALGHRVTVTGFTGGATGRSLQEQLTGSPGLVDALVPVSGPTRRTIAVVDTATGDTTQLNEPGPEITPAEWAAFQETYEYLLRSASAVALCGSLPPGVPVGAYAGLIRAARAAAVPVLLDTSGEPLRRGVAARPDIVKPNADELAELTGSHEPLQATRDARRRGAHAVVASLGAQGLLAHTPEGLWRAAPPHRVHGNPTGAGDSAVAGLLSGLVEHLPWPARLTRAVALSTATVLAPVAGEFDRGVYEELVERVSLTGETSAA from the coding sequence GTGATCCTCACGGTCACACTGAACACCGCTGTCGACATCACCTACCGTGTACGGTCCCTGCGGCCGCACACCTCGCACCGGGTGACCGAGGTGACCGAACGCCCCGGCGGCAAGGGGCTGAACGTGGCCCGGGTGCTCGCCGCCCTCGGTCACCGGGTGACGGTCACGGGCTTCACGGGCGGTGCCACCGGCCGTTCCCTCCAGGAGCAACTCACCGGCAGCCCCGGCCTGGTGGACGCGCTGGTCCCGGTGTCCGGCCCGACGCGCCGCACGATAGCCGTGGTCGACACGGCGACGGGTGACACCACGCAGCTCAACGAGCCCGGTCCGGAGATCACCCCGGCGGAGTGGGCGGCCTTCCAGGAGACGTACGAGTATCTGCTGCGCTCCGCCTCGGCGGTGGCCCTGTGCGGCAGCCTGCCGCCGGGGGTCCCGGTGGGCGCGTACGCGGGACTGATCCGCGCGGCCCGCGCGGCGGCCGTCCCGGTCCTCCTCGACACCAGCGGCGAACCGCTGCGCCGGGGTGTCGCCGCCCGCCCCGACATCGTCAAGCCGAACGCCGACGAACTGGCCGAACTCACCGGCTCCCACGAGCCGTTGCAGGCCACCCGCGACGCCCGCAGGCGCGGCGCGCACGCCGTGGTGGCCTCACTGGGCGCCCAGGGGCTGCTCGCGCACACGCCGGAGGGCCTCTGGCGGGCCGCCCCGCCCCACCGCGTGCACGGCAATCCGACGGGCGCGGGCGACTCGGCGGTCGCGGGCCTGCTGTCGGGCCTGGTGGAACATCTGCCCTGGCCGGCCCGCCTGACCAGGGCCGTCGCCCTGTCCACGGCGACCGTACTGGCCCCGGTGGCGGGCGAGTTCGACCGGGGCGTGTACGAGGAACTGGTGGAACGGGTGTCGCTGACCGGGGAGACCAGCGCGGCCTGA
- a CDS encoding CBM35 domain-containing protein — protein sequence MTPGNNGASTPEDDDPFGYLYADGQANGATPPSGGGGYGYPGSVNRVRAVGERQYGQQQAGYGQQQAAAPTAPYGQVPQQGPYGQPGQQQPGYGRPNAHYAAPETVPGGAPASRQSAGGGGRGRGPNTKGLLIGAIAVVAAVVIGIGVAMMGGDSNDKTGDDAGSSPQASQSAEPSKSAGEQPPEAGKLPTIDAKALRLEGGATTASDVKGAKSEGGVYVAGFNQAGASVTWTVNGIPKSGKYSVYVGYSVPGKDGTATLTVNGTASKTPVGLKNWAGGPAGDYEKGWTKTYNWIQLDKGTNAIKVSCEQGNQCDALIDQMWLVNGWVKSGG from the coding sequence ATGACGCCCGGCAACAACGGCGCGAGCACGCCCGAGGACGACGACCCGTTCGGCTACCTGTACGCCGACGGTCAGGCCAACGGCGCCACCCCGCCCAGCGGAGGTGGCGGCTACGGCTACCCGGGCTCGGTCAACCGGGTGCGGGCGGTCGGTGAGCGCCAGTACGGACAGCAGCAGGCCGGCTACGGTCAGCAGCAGGCCGCCGCCCCCACCGCGCCCTACGGCCAGGTCCCGCAGCAGGGGCCCTACGGCCAGCCCGGCCAGCAGCAGCCCGGCTACGGCCGGCCGAACGCTCACTACGCGGCGCCCGAGACGGTCCCCGGCGGTGCGCCCGCCTCCCGGCAGTCGGCCGGCGGTGGCGGACGCGGTCGCGGCCCGAACACCAAGGGCCTGCTGATCGGCGCGATCGCCGTGGTCGCGGCCGTCGTCATCGGTATCGGCGTCGCGATGATGGGCGGCGACTCGAACGACAAGACCGGTGACGATGCGGGCTCGTCCCCACAGGCCTCGCAGAGCGCGGAGCCGAGCAAGTCGGCCGGCGAGCAGCCGCCGGAGGCAGGCAAGCTGCCCACCATCGACGCCAAGGCGCTGCGCCTGGAAGGCGGCGCCACCACGGCGTCCGACGTCAAGGGAGCGAAGTCGGAAGGCGGCGTCTACGTCGCGGGCTTCAATCAGGCCGGCGCCTCAGTCACCTGGACCGTCAACGGCATCCCCAAGTCCGGCAAGTACAGCGTGTACGTCGGTTACAGCGTCCCCGGCAAGGACGGCACCGCCACTCTCACGGTCAACGGCACGGCTTCCAAGACGCCTGTCGGCCTGAAGAACTGGGCGGGCGGCCCCGCGGGCGACTACGAGAAGGGCTGGACGAAGACCTACAACTGGATCCAGCTCGACAAGGGCACGAACGCCATCAAGGTCTCGTGCGAGCAGGGCAACCAGTGCGACGCCCTCATCGACCAGATGTGGCTGGTCAACGGCTGGGTCAAGTCCGGCGGCTGA
- the cdgB gene encoding diguanylate cyclase CdgB, with the protein METESEPYVRLATLRQLHQVMADMNTARSLADTLQTVADGVVTGLGYELACVNLVRPDGDLVVAALAGNSAAEALITGRVGSRASWDRRLNMGEAWGDLRFIPHTEGWVLDDDDVPQWYTDGPAPRFEDEWHPSDRLFAPMYTPGVGGNTGELIGVLSVDRPRNGRQPGAWGREALQMYAFQAAIAISNARLRANMQRALVRLEREQQALRASEESFRQAFEYAPSGMAIAEMGGDQHGRILRTNDALCRLLGRPASAMRRYSFSDLVHPEDIGTLLRTSAEGGRAELRLGRRDGTYVWVSLRNSVVADAADGPRFLLTHVEDIEERKRRELQLAHRASHDSLTGLPNSAELRSRLGSRLCQRPQALQPGAVESLDAAYGHGPYAEQAAEHGAFDGHAAAHGFDFGPGAAAYDAFDHHVHTIAPEGETDDGAKGLAVLFCDLDGFKSINDRFGHNAGDAVLIEVARRLTNGVRDGDTVARLGGDEFVVLADGLGRADAADLAVRLRNAIIPPIRVDGRAVRVGASFGIGWAHCGMTADEVLKSADERMYVEKRSRPKQHRRAG; encoded by the coding sequence ATGGAGACCGAGTCGGAGCCCTACGTCCGTCTTGCGACCCTGCGGCAGCTGCATCAGGTGATGGCGGACATGAACACCGCGCGGAGCCTGGCGGACACGCTGCAGACCGTCGCCGACGGCGTGGTCACGGGCCTCGGCTACGAGCTGGCGTGTGTCAACCTCGTACGCCCCGACGGCGACCTCGTGGTCGCCGCGCTCGCCGGCAACTCCGCCGCCGAAGCCCTGATCACCGGCCGGGTCGGCTCCCGCGCCTCCTGGGACCGCCGGCTGAACATGGGCGAGGCCTGGGGCGACCTGCGTTTCATACCGCACACCGAGGGCTGGGTCCTCGACGACGACGACGTACCCCAGTGGTACACCGACGGCCCCGCGCCCCGCTTCGAGGACGAGTGGCACCCCTCCGACCGCCTCTTCGCGCCGATGTACACCCCCGGCGTCGGCGGCAACACGGGCGAACTGATCGGTGTCCTGTCCGTCGACCGGCCGCGCAACGGACGGCAGCCCGGCGCCTGGGGCCGCGAGGCCCTGCAGATGTACGCCTTCCAGGCCGCCATCGCGATCAGCAACGCGCGTCTGCGGGCCAACATGCAGCGCGCCCTGGTCCGCCTCGAGCGCGAACAGCAGGCCCTGCGCGCCAGCGAGGAGAGCTTCCGCCAGGCCTTCGAGTACGCACCCTCCGGCATGGCCATCGCCGAGATGGGCGGCGACCAGCACGGCCGCATCCTGCGCACCAACGACGCCCTGTGCCGCCTGCTCGGCCGCCCCGCCTCCGCGATGCGCCGCTACTCCTTCTCCGACCTCGTGCACCCCGAGGACATCGGCACCCTGCTGCGCACCTCCGCCGAGGGCGGCCGCGCGGAACTCAGGCTCGGGCGCCGCGACGGCACCTACGTCTGGGTCTCGCTGCGCAACTCCGTCGTCGCGGACGCCGCCGACGGCCCGCGCTTCCTGCTCACGCACGTCGAGGACATAGAGGAGCGCAAGCGCCGCGAGCTGCAGCTCGCCCACCGCGCCTCGCACGACTCGCTCACCGGCCTGCCGAACTCGGCGGAGCTGCGCTCCCGCCTCGGCTCCCGGCTGTGCCAGCGCCCACAGGCCCTCCAGCCCGGCGCGGTCGAGTCGCTGGATGCCGCCTACGGGCACGGACCGTACGCGGAGCAGGCGGCCGAGCACGGCGCCTTCGACGGGCACGCCGCGGCGCACGGCTTCGACTTCGGGCCGGGCGCGGCGGCCTACGACGCCTTCGACCACCATGTGCACACCATCGCGCCCGAGGGCGAGACGGACGACGGCGCCAAGGGGCTCGCGGTGCTCTTCTGCGACCTCGACGGCTTCAAGTCGATCAACGACCGGTTCGGGCACAACGCGGGCGACGCCGTCCTCATCGAGGTCGCCCGGCGCCTGACCAACGGTGTCCGCGACGGCGACACGGTCGCCCGGCTCGGCGGTGACGAGTTCGTGGTGCTCGCCGACGGCCTCGGCCGGGCGGATGCGGCGGACCTCGCCGTACGGCTGCGGAACGCGATCATCCCGCCGATCCGGGTCGACGGCCGGGCGGTCCGGGTGGGCGCCAGCTTCGGCATCGGATGGGCACACTGCGGCATGACGGCGGACGAGGTCTTGAAATCCGCTGACGAACGGATGTACGTCGAGAAACGTTCTCGTCCCAAACAGCATCGGCGTGCCGGATAA
- a CDS encoding flavin reductase family protein, translated as MSNDEFRAAMSRLAAGVVLVTAHEPALDPEGPGGEDVGMTATAFVSVSLDPPLVLVSLREGSRMDDLLDEQPLWGVSVLAESQRHIAGRFAMKGRISDRLLFEDIPYVRGEAAGALLVGGALATLECRTEQRVTAGDHTLVVGRVLTASVPSADGGPLVHFKGRYRQLG; from the coding sequence GTGAGCAACGACGAGTTCCGCGCCGCCATGTCCCGGCTGGCCGCGGGCGTGGTCCTGGTGACCGCGCACGAGCCCGCGCTGGACCCGGAAGGACCGGGCGGCGAGGACGTCGGCATGACGGCGACGGCGTTCGTGTCCGTCTCCCTGGACCCCCCGTTGGTCCTCGTCAGCCTGCGCGAGGGCTCCCGTATGGACGACCTCCTCGACGAGCAGCCCCTGTGGGGCGTCTCCGTGCTCGCCGAGAGCCAGCGCCACATCGCCGGCCGGTTCGCCATGAAGGGCCGCATCAGTGACCGTCTGCTCTTCGAGGACATCCCGTACGTCCGCGGCGAGGCGGCCGGGGCGCTCCTGGTGGGCGGCGCCCTGGCGACCCTGGAGTGCCGCACCGAGCAGCGGGTCACCGCCGGTGACCACACACTCGTGGTCGGGCGGGTGCTGACGGCGTCGGTGCCGAGTGCGGACGGGGGGCCGCTGGTGCACTTCAAGGGGCGCTACCGGCAGCTGGGCTGA
- a CDS encoding sigma-70 family RNA polymerase sigma factor → MSANEFLAERFESHRGRLRAVAYRMLGSLAEADDAVQEAWLRLSRVDADRVDNLGGWLTTVVGRVCLDMLRSRRTRGEEPLEEGRGVRMPEPVLSPFGGVDPEQEALLADSVGIALLVVLGTLTPAERLAFVLHDLFAVPFDEIAPIVGRTPAASRQLASRARRRVQGGAPAPDPDLARQREVVEAFLAAARDGDLTALVAVLDPDVVARSEDGVTAGAVNVASNASRFAHLARVARPAFVNGAAGVVVIEGGRPVGVLAFTVVQGRIAVIDILNDPRRLAGVDVTVLDR, encoded by the coding sequence GTGAGCGCGAACGAATTCCTCGCCGAGCGTTTCGAATCGCATCGCGGCCGGCTGCGCGCCGTCGCCTACCGGATGCTCGGCTCGCTCGCGGAGGCCGACGACGCCGTCCAGGAGGCCTGGCTCCGGCTCAGCCGCGTCGACGCCGACCGGGTCGACAACCTCGGTGGCTGGCTGACGACGGTCGTCGGCCGCGTCTGCCTCGACATGCTCCGCTCCCGCAGGACCCGCGGCGAGGAGCCGCTGGAGGAGGGGCGAGGGGTGCGCATGCCCGAGCCGGTGCTCAGCCCCTTCGGCGGCGTCGACCCCGAACAGGAGGCGCTGCTCGCCGACTCGGTGGGAATCGCGCTGCTGGTGGTCCTGGGGACGCTGACGCCCGCCGAACGGCTCGCCTTCGTCCTGCACGACCTGTTCGCGGTGCCGTTCGACGAGATCGCGCCCATCGTGGGCCGCACACCGGCGGCCTCCCGGCAGCTCGCCAGCCGGGCCCGGCGCCGCGTCCAGGGCGGCGCCCCGGCACCCGATCCGGACCTGGCGCGGCAGCGGGAGGTCGTGGAGGCGTTCCTCGCGGCGGCGCGCGACGGCGATCTCACGGCCCTCGTCGCGGTGCTCGACCCGGACGTGGTGGCACGGTCCGAGGACGGGGTGACGGCCGGCGCGGTGAACGTGGCCTCGAACGCGAGCCGTTTCGCCCATCTGGCCCGGGTCGCGCGGCCCGCCTTCGTCAACGGCGCCGCGGGGGTCGTGGTGATCGAGGGGGGACGCCCCGTCGGCGTCCTCGCGTTCACGGTCGTACAGGGGCGGATCGCGGTGATCGACATCCTCAACGATCCGCGGCGGCTGGCCGGGGTGGACGTCACGGTCCTCGACCGGTGA
- the arfB gene encoding alternative ribosome rescue aminoacyl-tRNA hydrolase ArfB, which produces MSGPYVIRGSVSLPEAELMWRFSRSSGPGGQHVNTTDSQVELRFDLAKTEALPPVWKDRALAKLAGRLVDGVISVRSSEHRSQWRNRETAAVRLASLLAEATVPPKPRRATRIPRGINERRLREKKQRSDTKRGRSGRDWG; this is translated from the coding sequence ATGTCCGGTCCCTATGTCATCCGCGGCTCCGTCTCCCTCCCCGAGGCCGAGCTCATGTGGCGTTTCTCGCGGTCCAGCGGGCCGGGCGGTCAGCACGTCAACACCACCGACTCGCAGGTCGAGCTGCGGTTCGACCTCGCGAAGACCGAGGCGCTGCCCCCGGTCTGGAAGGACCGGGCGCTCGCCAAGCTCGCCGGGCGGCTCGTCGACGGTGTGATCAGCGTGCGCTCCTCCGAGCACCGTTCGCAGTGGCGCAACCGGGAGACCGCGGCCGTACGGCTCGCCTCCCTCCTCGCCGAGGCGACGGTGCCCCCCAAGCCGCGCCGGGCCACCCGTATCCCCAGGGGCATCAACGAGCGACGGCTGCGCGAGAAGAAGCAGCGCTCGGACACCAAGCGCGGGCGTTCCGGGCGCGACTGGGGCTGA
- a CDS encoding TerD family protein: MAVSLSKGGNVSLTKEAPGLTAVTVGLGWDVRSTTGTDFDLDASAIAVNQQGKVYSDAHFVFFNNKQTPDQTIVHTGDNRTGEGAGDDEAINVNLAGLPADIDKIVFPVSIYDAETRSQNFGQVRNAYIRIINQAGGTEIARYDLSEDAATETAMVFGELYRNGAEWKFRAVGQGYASGLTGIAQDFGVSV; this comes from the coding sequence ATGGCTGTAAGCCTGTCCAAGGGTGGCAACGTCTCGCTCACCAAGGAGGCTCCGGGCCTGACCGCCGTCACCGTGGGCCTCGGCTGGGACGTCCGCAGCACCACGGGCACCGACTTCGACCTCGACGCCTCCGCCATCGCGGTCAACCAGCAGGGCAAGGTCTACTCGGACGCCCACTTCGTCTTCTTCAACAACAAGCAGACCCCGGACCAGACCATCGTCCACACCGGTGACAACCGCACCGGTGAGGGCGCGGGCGACGACGAGGCGATCAACGTCAACCTGGCGGGCCTTCCCGCCGACATCGACAAGATCGTCTTCCCGGTCTCCATCTACGACGCGGAGACCCGCTCGCAGAACTTCGGCCAGGTCCGCAACGCCTACATCCGCATCATCAACCAGGCCGGCGGCACGGAGATCGCCCGCTACGACCTGTCCGAGGACGCGGCGACGGAGACCGCGATGGTCTTCGGCGAGCTCTACCGCAACGGCGCGGAGTGGAAGTTCCGCGCGGTCGGCCAGGGCTATGCCTCGGGCCTGACGGGCATCGCCCAGGACTTCGGCGTCAGCGTCTGA
- a CDS encoding N-acetyltransferase: MILESLPLTPDHDIPGPLLTELTALHVSNREFNALSGDFPDPDDIRPEQVAEALAEEAAHPGVELLLARGAGRLAGFAITLAHHPDPADPDPWIGLLLVDAREHGKGYGRALAAGVEERFRAAGRTGVRLAVLDNNPKGLAFWTALGYEVIDHREDRRLGRPCAVLRKALDSPGPDRTDNP; encoded by the coding sequence GTGATCCTCGAATCCCTGCCCCTCACCCCGGACCACGACATCCCGGGGCCGCTCCTGACCGAACTCACCGCCCTGCACGTCTCCAACCGCGAATTCAACGCGTTGAGCGGCGACTTCCCCGACCCGGACGACATCCGCCCCGAGCAGGTCGCGGAGGCCCTCGCCGAGGAGGCCGCCCACCCGGGCGTGGAGTTGCTGCTCGCCCGAGGCGCCGGGCGGCTCGCCGGGTTCGCCATCACGCTGGCGCACCATCCCGACCCGGCGGATCCGGACCCGTGGATCGGCCTGCTCCTCGTGGACGCCCGCGAGCACGGCAAGGGGTACGGCAGGGCGCTGGCGGCCGGTGTCGAGGAGCGGTTCCGGGCCGCCGGCCGCACCGGCGTGCGCCTTGCCGTCCTCGACAACAACCCCAAGGGCCTGGCCTTCTGGACCGCCCTCGGGTACGAGGTGATCGACCACCGCGAGGACCGTCGGCTGGGCCGTCCGTGCGCGGTACTGCGCAAGGCCCTGGACTCCCCCGGCCCCGACCGGACGGACAATCCCTAG
- a CDS encoding VOC family protein — MTTTLGAFVLGTPDPPAPADFYRALLGWQEVDREPAWVRLRAPEQERPGLSFQLETAHTPPVWPQRAGTQQMQAHLDLQVDDLEAETERARALGATLEEHQPQKDVRVLRDPHGHPFCLFLPGA; from the coding sequence ATGACGACGACGCTCGGTGCCTTCGTTCTCGGTACTCCCGATCCGCCGGCGCCGGCCGACTTCTACCGGGCCCTGCTGGGCTGGCAGGAAGTCGACCGCGAGCCGGCGTGGGTCCGCCTGCGGGCTCCCGAACAGGAGCGCCCCGGCCTCAGCTTCCAGCTGGAGACCGCTCACACGCCCCCGGTGTGGCCGCAGCGCGCGGGCACCCAGCAGATGCAGGCCCACCTGGACCTCCAGGTCGACGACCTGGAGGCGGAGACCGAGCGTGCCCGTGCCCTGGGCGCGACGCTGGAGGAGCACCAGCCCCAGAAGGACGTACGGGTCCTCCGCGATCCTCACGGTCACCCGTTCTGCCTCTTTCTCCCGGGCGCCTGA
- a CDS encoding M1 family metallopeptidase: MPRSSVIVPCALALALTCALTACGGGDGSAGPPGLHDPYFPKMGNGGYDVTHYALTLSYDPGSKRLRGTARITARATRSLDAFNLDLKGLDVAGVSVGDRDARWSRAGQELTVRPRTGLGKGETFRTTVRYSGTPETLTDPDGSQEGWLPTARGALALGEPVGSMTWFPGNHHPSDKASYDITITVPKGLSAVSNGELRSETTAADGRRTFAWRTAEPMASYVATLAVGAYDITRSTTRSGLPVYVAVDPAQTAASAKVLARIPEIMDWEAYNFGPYPFSSTGAIVDGPGVAGYALETQNRPVFPGAPDVETLVHELAHEWYGDSVTPASWQDMWLNEGFATYAEWLWQEDHDGDTADEIFDALYRGDYYDDAADNKAIWDFPPAKPSSAAHISDSPVYDRGAMVLHKIRRTVGDDTFYDIIQGWAATHRHGNATTAEFTAYVEKKAPGKDFHRIWKDWLYGEGRPATA; this comes from the coding sequence GTGCCCCGATCTTCCGTGATCGTCCCCTGCGCGCTGGCTCTCGCCCTCACCTGCGCGCTCACCGCGTGCGGCGGCGGGGACGGCTCGGCGGGCCCCCCGGGCCTGCACGACCCCTACTTCCCGAAGATGGGCAACGGCGGCTACGACGTCACGCACTACGCCCTGACCCTCTCCTACGACCCCGGGAGCAAGCGGCTGCGGGGCACCGCCCGGATCACCGCGCGGGCGACCCGGAGCCTGGACGCCTTCAACCTCGACCTGAAGGGCCTGGACGTCGCCGGGGTCTCCGTCGGCGACCGGGACGCCCGCTGGAGCCGGGCGGGCCAGGAACTGACGGTGCGCCCGCGCACGGGCCTCGGCAAGGGCGAGACGTTCCGCACCACGGTCCGCTACTCGGGCACCCCGGAAACGCTCACGGACCCGGACGGCTCGCAGGAGGGCTGGCTGCCCACGGCCCGCGGCGCGCTCGCCCTCGGCGAACCCGTCGGCTCGATGACCTGGTTCCCCGGCAACCACCACCCCTCCGACAAGGCGTCGTACGACATCACGATCACCGTCCCCAAGGGCCTGAGCGCCGTCTCCAACGGGGAGTTGAGGAGCGAGACGACGGCCGCCGACGGCCGCAGGACCTTCGCCTGGCGGACCGCCGAACCGATGGCGAGCTATGTCGCGACGCTCGCCGTCGGGGCGTACGACATCACCCGCAGCACGACCAGGAGCGGTCTGCCCGTGTACGTCGCCGTCGACCCGGCACAGACCGCCGCGAGCGCGAAGGTGCTGGCCCGCATTCCGGAGATCATGGACTGGGAGGCGTACAACTTCGGCCCGTACCCGTTCTCCTCGACCGGCGCGATCGTCGACGGCCCCGGCGTCGCCGGCTACGCGCTCGAAACCCAGAACCGCCCCGTCTTCCCGGGCGCCCCCGACGTCGAGACGCTGGTCCACGAGCTGGCCCACGAATGGTACGGAGACTCCGTCACCCCCGCGTCCTGGCAGGACATGTGGCTCAACGAGGGGTTCGCCACGTACGCGGAGTGGCTCTGGCAGGAGGACCACGACGGCGACACGGCCGACGAGATCTTCGACGCCCTCTACCGGGGCGACTACTACGACGACGCCGCCGACAACAAGGCGATCTGGGACTTCCCGCCCGCCAAGCCCTCCAGCGCGGCCCACATCTCCGACAGCCCCGTCTACGACCGCGGCGCCATGGTCCTCCACAAGATCCGCAGGACCGTCGGCGACGACACCTTCTACGACATCATCCAGGGCTGGGCCGCCACCCACCGCCACGGCAACGCGACGACCGCCGAGTTCACCGCGTACGTCGAGAAGAAGGCGCCGGGCAAGGACTTCCACCGCATCTGGAAGGACTGGCTGTACGGCGAGGGCAGACCGGCCACGGCCTAG